TGGAAAGGAAATTGTGCTGACTTTGTCATTGCACCAAGAACAAGAAAGATTGAAGCAGTATTTAGTAATATGTAATTATCTTTCATCAAGAAAGTATTTTCGGCCATTGCAAAAATAGTATTAAACTCAAGAGTTTTAAATACATTTAAGAGGATTCCCCCTGCTATTATTATAAAAATATCACCTAGACGATTTATCCAAAACTTCTGTCTTGCTGCTTTGATGGCCCCTTGCCTATTTGAAAAATGAGTGAGCAGCTTATGCAGAAAGTATGAAGCTCCGGCCCAAGAGATAGAAAATAAGACGAGATTTGGTGCCAAAAGCATTGAGAATACAAAACTTAGCGTAAAGGCCAGATTCTTTTTAAAGTGCTCGCTCTTAGGGTCATCTTCTAAGAATCTAATTGAGTAACGAGCAACGACTATACCGATAGTTGAAACTGTCGCAGCGATAAGTCCAGATAAGACATCAAGCTTTAATCCGACTGAGAAGTATTTAGAAAAGTTCCAAATGGTCAGCTGGATTGGACTTTTATCAATATAACTTAGTATTGAAAAACAAATAAATACAAACGGGCCAAGGAATTGAGCAAGGCCTAGGCTTAGCTTCTTTGAGCTACCAGATAACTTATTAATGATTATCGGCAACAGAAGTAGCACGGGAAGTAAGTATTGTAATGAGTTCATAAATTCTCCTTAACAAGGCAAGCCTAACAGGAGAACACTATACATGCAATTTTTTTCATGTATTTTTTATCATGCATTGCATATCATGTAATAATTTTCATGTATATCTTTTCATGCAAATACGGTATCTTATAAGCTTGTGGAGGGGCGATGAACCAGAATGAAGCAAAGTGGACATTTTTTAGTAATCACGGGCACGTATACCTGCTGATAGCTGCAAATGAGGACATTATTGTAAGAGAAATCGCTTCTAGAGTTGGCATCACCGAACGCTCTGTTCTAGGAATTATTCAAGACCTTTATGACGCAGGGTATATAATGAAGGAAAAAGTTGGTCGATCAAATCGTTACAAGATTGTTCCCAAGAAAACCTTGAGACACTCACTTGAATCAAATGTTCAACTACAAGATCTCATCGATCTGATTACTAAAACTAAAAATAGCTAATAATTCAGCACTACACCTCTTCTAAAATCTTTCTTCTTGGCCTTGCTATAAGTGAATAGAAACAAGGAACGACAATAAGTGTAAAAATTGTCGATAGGAAAACACCACCAATAATAACAAGGGCCATTGGCCTTCTCGTTTCAGAGCCTGCTCCCACAATAATAGCGGCAGGTAAAGCCGATGCAAGAGTTGTGAAGGTTGTCATAATAATTGGTCTAAATCGAGTTTCACAAGCAACAAGAATTGCATCAGTTAATTCTTTACCTTCATCTCTAAGCTGATTTGAGAATTCTACGATTAGAATTGATGTCTTTTTAACAATCCCCATCGTTAAGAGAATACCAATCATTGAATAAATATTCAGCGTACTTCCAGATAACCATAGTGCAATAAAAGATCCCGCCAAGCCAAATGGGATGGCCAAGAAAACAGTAATTGGATCTGAAAATGAATTAAATTGACTGGCAAGAACCATATAAGCAATTACTAGACCTAGGACCATGATCATAAGAACACTGAAGAGAGATTCATTTAGGTCCTTAGAAAACTTAATATAGTATCCCTTTGGTAACACATTCTTACTAACTTCTTTTATAAAAGCGATTGCCTTACTTTGAGCAACATCAGTATTTAAGTTTGCATCAACTCGTATACCTCTTGCTCTATTTTCTCGGTAAATTGATTGTGGACCGAATGCATCCTCAATCTTTACAACATCATTTAGAGTTACAAATTCTCCGCGATTATTTTGCAAAAGAAGTGAAGAGATATTTTCACGTGTGCGATCTTCTTCTTTTAATTGAACAAAGACATCATAGCGTCGTCCGCGTTCTGTATACTTTGTTGCACTAACACCACCTACACCAACGTTTAAGGCCTCAGCAATTGTTCTAACTTCAACTCCCCTTTGCTGTGCTTTAATTCGATCTGGAATTATATGAACTTCAGGAAGCTCACCAATATCATCAGAACGAACACCAACCATAAGTTTTGATTCGCGCATCTCTTTTTCTAACTGCTTATAAAGTTGAGCTTGAATCTCAGCATCTGGGCCAGTAATGGTAAATTCAATTGGACTACCTCTTCGGCCACCAATTGCAGATCCCATGCGGTCTCGAATAATAATCTTGATCCCTTCTATCCCAGCTAATTCTTTTCTAAGATCTGAGGCAATTTCAAATTGGGTCTTGGTTCTCTCGTTTCGATCCTTTAAGATCAGTACACCGAAGCCACGATTTCCAGTCGTGGCCCCACGTCCACCACCAACGGCAACAATCATTCTTCGAACATTTTCATTCTTTTCAACGATGGCCTCATATTCCTTCACCTTTGCATTTGTATAATCTAGACTCTTTCCATCTGGAGCAATAAAGATCACAAACATAAAGCCTCGATCAGACTCTGGTGCAAATTCCTTATCGATAAAGTTTAAAGACGTAAATGAAACAAAGATAACGACTAAAGAAGTTAAGAGAATTTTTATTCGATGACCTAGAGCAAAGTTTAGACATTTTACATAAGTTCTTTTTCCAAAATCAACAGCACTATCAACCCAGTGATGAATAAAGATCCCTTCAGAAGCAACATTTAAAAATTGAGAACATCTCATTGGAGCTAAAGTTAAGGCCTCAAGAGAAGATAAACTTACGGCAATACAAATTGTTAAAGCAAATTCTCTAAAAAAGCGTCCTTCTATCCCAGGCATCATTGTAATTGGTGCAAAGATAGCAACAAGGACAGCTGTCGTTGCAAGAACGGCAAAGGCGATCTCGCTACTCCCCTTAAAAGAAGCTTGGACTTTATCGTGGCCTTTCTTAGCGTAGCGAACAATATTTTCAAGCATTACAATGGCATCATCAACGACGATTCCAATTGCTAAAGTCAGTCCTAAAAGAGAGAACGTATTTAAAGAGAATCCCATTAAATACATGAATGCGAATGTTCCTATAATTGCCGTTGGAATTGCTAGGAGTATATTAATTGTTGCTGACATTGAGTTTAAAAAGAGCCAACAAACAAGAGATGTTAATAAAACTGATAATAATAGGTTTTGTAATAATTCATTAATAGATAAACGAATAAAAGATGTACGATCAAAGTTAACAGAGAGATTTGTTCCCTCTGGAAGATTATTTGATATCTCCTTTACACGCTCTTTTACTCTATCTGCAACTTCTACGGCATTTACACCTCTTTGCTTATAAATAGGCATAGAAAGAGAAGGTGTTCGATTAACACGAGAGATACGAGTTCGATTCTCAACCCCAGCATATATATGGGCAACGTCTGAGAGTCTTATTGGTACGTAATTCGCCCTTCCTCCCCTACGATTAATGATCATATTATTAAAGTCTTCAACTGTTCGACCTTCACCTAGAACACGAAGACTCGTTTCGGTCTCAGGTGTTTCAAATTTTCCGGCCGGTAACTCAACACTTTCTCGCTTGAGAGTTTCTACGATATCTGAAAGAGTTAATTGATATTGTTCAAGTTTTTCAGCTTTAACATCAACTCTCATCATTGGGTCACGGGCACCAAATGCTCTTACCTCAGAGACACCCTCAATTGTTGTTAATTGATCAATAATTCCATCTTTGAATAAAATATTTAGCTCTCGCTCATTTAATGTTGTTGAAACTAACGCTAAATACATAACAGGATCATCTGCTGCATTTGATTTTGTCACGGTTGGTGTTTCAACAGTATCAGGAAGAAGTCTCTGGGCCCTTCCTAGGAGTGTTTGCACTTCTTGTAATGCAAAGTCGATATTCTTATCAAGAGAGAATTCTAATTCAATACGTCCTTGACCACGGCCAGCTGTCGAGGTCATATCTTTAATCCCTTGCATAGAAACAAGTATAGATTCAGCAGGCTCTAATACATCTTTTTCAACTACTTCAGGTGTTGCACCTTCATATTCATAAGAGATAGAAATCGATGGATAATCAACATCAGGGTTTTCATTTATCCCTAGTTTCGTAAAACCGAGTGCCCCAAATAAGATTAGTGAGAACATTAGCATCCATGCGAAAACAGGATTCTTAATCGATATTGATGATAGTTTCATATTGAACCTTTTTTAACCCTTAGGAATATTTCCAAGATAAGCATTGGCCTGATAGAAGATTGACTTAACTTCAAGTGATGATCTAATCGCTAATTTTTCAAGATCAATAACATCATCAAGAGATCTGATGACTTCAATTTGAGTGACTAGACCTTTATCTAAATCTTTGAGTTGTTCTTGATAGGCTGCTCGACTTCGATCCAGCGCTCTTCGAAGAGTAATTAATTCATTCTTCTTGGCTTCAAAATTTCGAACGAAAGTATTCCATCGATTAATAGAATTACGTCTGGTGAAATCAACCTGTGCACTATTAATACGTTCTACTATTTTCTTGCTAGTAACTTTTGAAGATCTCTCTCCAAAGTCTAATAGATTAAGGGTAACATTTAGGCTTACACCCCAGTCACGATTTCCCCCCTCATTCTTATCGAGGTTGTAATTAGCACTTAAATCAATTTGTGGATATAAGTTAGCCTTTTCAATCTTACTTTCAAGGACTGAGCTTTCATAATCGAACTTAAGACTTTTAAGTTCTGGAATATTCTCAAGATCAACATTCTTTGAAAGCTTAAGTCCTAGCGGATCAATACGATTTTTTAAGCCTTCAATCTTATCAAGCCCAGAAAAATTTCTAAAGTCTGTTATCGAACTTCTAACTAATGCTTTAGTTGCAACGAGGTTAGCTTCAAGTCGATGAAGCTGGGATTCGAGGGCAAAAAGATCGGCCTTTCTATCACGGCCAATTTTCGTCCTTTTTTTAACAATACTAACTCTTTTTCTTAAATTGCTAAGTAGTCCATCGATTCTTTCATATTCTTCAATTGCAGAAGAGACTTGAAAATATAAAGTAGCAAATTGACTATAGTAAGCTGCCAGGTTCTTCTCTTTTAGAGCACGGGCCTGTTTAGGAACAACTTTCTTATAATCATAAAGTGCAAATTCTGCTCCACCTTGAAAGAGCTTTTGTTTCATCGAAAGATAAACCTCAGAATCCAATTCCTTATTCGTTGAGGAAAAATTTGGATACCTGTTTTCATAAGTATTCTCATTAACAATATCAAGACTTGGATATAGTGATGACTCTATTGTATTGAGATCTGAAATTGACTTATCTTCTGTTAATTCGAAGACCTCAACTTGCTTTGATTTTTTAAGAGACTTAATATAGAGATCCTCAACTGAGGCAATTATTGTAAAATGTGACAGTAGGCATAGTGAAGTGAATAAATAAATTCGACTCAAAGTTTTATCTCCTGAACTTTTACGACAAGCCTAAATTACTCAAATCGTAACCTTTTTAATAATAAGTTAAAGAATTTTATTAAGCTTTACTTACAAGTTCAATTAAGTTGACATAAAACTGACATATGAATGGATATTATGAAAAGAATAACGGCCAACAGCACGCAAAACAGTTAAGTTCACAAACTAGTTCACCCTTAACGGCCAATATATTGTGTACAAATCACTGACGAGAATAATCTTTAGAGGCCCTTACAAATTCTCGAAACAAATTCCTTATATCTTTTCGATAAAAGAGAAACTCGGGATGAAATTGTAATCCCATGATAAATCGAGGGCCTTCATTTTCCACAGCTTGAATAACACCATTATCCTCAACTGCACTCACATCAAGGCCTGTGCCGAGTTTATCAATAGATTGACTATGTAAGCTATTAACTTCAGTTTCATCCTTTTTAAAAATTTCATTTAAACGAGTATTAGGTTTAATCTTTATCTTTTTTCGATAAAAGACTTTACCCCACAAGCTACTTGGATAGTGTGCCCCTTCAAATACTTTTGAGACATCTGTATGAAGAGTTCCCCCCTTAAACACATTTAGAAGTTGAGCTCCACGACAAATACAAAAAATGGGAAGCCTCCTCTTTTTTGCAACTCTAAGCCAATTAAGTTCGAGCTCATCACGTTTATGATCATATTTATAATTCTCTTTAATGTCCTTGTTATTATAAATTCCCGGATATAAGTCAGTTCCTCCTGAAATGATTAGGCCATCAATATCAAGATCTAATTGAGGATGTTTTGTTGAGAGATTTACTGATCTTGCATTAGAAAAATATAAACAAACCCTAATTGCC
This sequence is a window from Halobacteriovorax vibrionivorans. Protein-coding genes within it:
- a CDS encoding helix-turn-helix transcriptional regulator; this translates as MNQNEAKWTFFSNHGHVYLLIAANEDIIVREIASRVGITERSVLGIIQDLYDAGYIMKEKVGRSNRYKIVPKKTLRHSLESNVQLQDLIDLITKTKNS
- a CDS encoding efflux RND transporter permease subunit; its protein translation is MKLSSISIKNPVFAWMLMFSLILFGALGFTKLGINENPDVDYPSISISYEYEGATPEVVEKDVLEPAESILVSMQGIKDMTSTAGRGQGRIELEFSLDKNIDFALQEVQTLLGRAQRLLPDTVETPTVTKSNAADDPVMYLALVSTTLNERELNILFKDGIIDQLTTIEGVSEVRAFGARDPMMRVDVKAEKLEQYQLTLSDIVETLKRESVELPAGKFETPETETSLRVLGEGRTVEDFNNMIINRRGGRANYVPIRLSDVAHIYAGVENRTRISRVNRTPSLSMPIYKQRGVNAVEVADRVKERVKEISNNLPEGTNLSVNFDRTSFIRLSINELLQNLLLSVLLTSLVCWLFLNSMSATINILLAIPTAIIGTFAFMYLMGFSLNTFSLLGLTLAIGIVVDDAIVMLENIVRYAKKGHDKVQASFKGSSEIAFAVLATTAVLVAIFAPITMMPGIEGRFFREFALTICIAVSLSSLEALTLAPMRCSQFLNVASEGIFIHHWVDSAVDFGKRTYVKCLNFALGHRIKILLTSLVVIFVSFTSLNFIDKEFAPESDRGFMFVIFIAPDGKSLDYTNAKVKEYEAIVEKNENVRRMIVAVGGGRGATTGNRGFGVLILKDRNERTKTQFEIASDLRKELAGIEGIKIIIRDRMGSAIGGRRGSPIEFTITGPDAEIQAQLYKQLEKEMRESKLMVGVRSDDIGELPEVHIIPDRIKAQQRGVEVRTIAEALNVGVGGVSATKYTERGRRYDVFVQLKEEDRTRENISSLLLQNNRGEFVTLNDVVKIEDAFGPQSIYRENRARGIRVDANLNTDVAQSKAIAFIKEVSKNVLPKGYYIKFSKDLNESLFSVLMIMVLGLVIAYMVLASQFNSFSDPITVFLAIPFGLAGSFIALWLSGSTLNIYSMIGILLTMGIVKKTSILIVEFSNQLRDEGKELTDAILVACETRFRPIIMTTFTTLASALPAAIIVGAGSETRRPMALVIIGGVFLSTIFTLIVVPCFYSLIARPRRKILEEV
- a CDS encoding TolC family protein translates to MSRIYLFTSLCLLSHFTIIASVEDLYIKSLKKSKQVEVFELTEDKSISDLNTIESSLYPSLDIVNENTYENRYPNFSSTNKELDSEVYLSMKQKLFQGGAEFALYDYKKVVPKQARALKEKNLAAYYSQFATLYFQVSSAIEEYERIDGLLSNLRKRVSIVKKRTKIGRDRKADLFALESQLHRLEANLVATKALVRSSITDFRNFSGLDKIEGLKNRIDPLGLKLSKNVDLENIPELKSLKFDYESSVLESKIEKANLYPQIDLSANYNLDKNEGGNRDWGVSLNVTLNLLDFGERSSKVTSKKIVERINSAQVDFTRRNSINRWNTFVRNFEAKKNELITLRRALDRSRAAYQEQLKDLDKGLVTQIEVIRSLDDVIDLEKLAIRSSLEVKSIFYQANAYLGNIPKG
- a CDS encoding gamma-glutamyl-gamma-aminobutyrate hydrolase family protein gives rise to the protein MKPLIGVTKSYGLTGIIQNLAIRVCLYFSNARSVNLSTKHPQLDLDIDGLIISGGTDLYPGIYNNKDIKENYKYDHKRDELELNWLRVAKKRRLPIFCICRGAQLLNVFKGGTLHTDVSKVFEGAHYPSSLWGKVFYRKKIKIKPNTRLNEIFKKDETEVNSLHSQSIDKLGTGLDVSAVEDNGVIQAVENEGPRFIMGLQFHPEFLFYRKDIRNLFREFVRASKDYSRQ